A stretch of DNA from Brevibacterium sp. CBA3109:
CGGCGGTGAACAGTGCCTGGGCGAATCTGTTGACTGGGGTGATGATGTGTTGGTCGAGGCTGCCGAAGTGCCCGTGGGCGTCGGCGTCGGGGCCGATGACGACGGTCTTCGCGTCGGTGCCGATCGTGAAAAAGTCGGTGGCCACATCGGTGCGGACACAGCCGAGGAAGATGTGCAGGTCAGCCTCGGCGAAGGTCCTTTTGGCCACGGCGGAGGCACCGAAGCCGAGAATACCCAGGAAGTTGGGTGAGTCGTGGTCGATGCCGTCGTAGGCGCGGAAGGTCCCGATCACGCCGAGGCCACGATCGTGCGACCATTGCGCGATCCTTCGTGAGGTCGCCGGCGACCAGTCCTCGCCGCCGATGATGAGCACGGGACGATCGGCCTGCAGGATGCGGGCTCGCAGCTCGGTGACGTCACCGGCGTACGGTGCCGCCGAACCATGCACCCGAGGCGGGATGACGGCACCGCCGCTCGGCTGGATAAGCACTTCCTCGGGCAGGCCCACGACGACGGGTCCAGGCCGCCCGGTCACGGCGGTGTGCATGGCGTCGGCGACCACCTCGGCGGCCTTATCCGGGTCATCGAGGGTCAGCACCTTCTTCGTCGTCGTGGAGAACCAGCCGCCCAGATCGAACTCCTGGAAGGATTCGCGACCACGCTGCGCGGTGGGGATGAGGCCGACGAAGACGACGAGGGGCGTGGCGTCCTGGTAGGCGGTGTGGACGGAGACCATGACGTTCGAGGCACCCGGACCACGGGTCACCATGGCGATTCCGGGGATGCCGGTCATGCGGCCCTCGGCGACGGCCATGTAGCCGGCCCCGCCCTCCTGCCGGCAGACGATGGGGGTGATAGTCGAATCGTGGAGGCCATCGAGCACGTCGAGGTAGGACTCGCCGGGGACCAGGTAGGAACGCTGGACACCGTGGGCTTCGAGCTCCTTGACGAGGAGATGGCCGGCGGAGAGTGGCGCGGAGTTGTCCATGGCTTCATGCTTATCATTCTTTTGTCTTATGTGGGTGGACTGTCGAACATTTGGCTGTGCAAGGCCGTATGATCTTGGCACAACGGATTCCGCAGGGATCACTCGACTACGAGATACTTCATCGCCAGGAGGCTCAAGTATGACCGGCATCGACTCCGACGAATATTCGGGACAGGCATCGTTCACGCCTGGGCCGTCCGCCGCCGGAGGCGTACCGCGCAGGCGATTGGACTCTGACGCTTCGGCGAGTGGGTTCCGGTCTCGTCCGCAGAAGTCCAAACTCGAACGTGATCCGGGAATGCCGGCAAGCACGTGGCGGCTGCGATCGGATGCCTGGGAGTACCTGAAGTTTGCGATCAAACGCCTGGCCATCAGCGGTGGGGACTTCTCGATGATCGCCGCCGACGGCGAGGTCTGGCGGTCGCTGCGGTCGCTGAAGACGATCGAGCTGTACTGGGGCGGATTCGGCCAGCGCTATGTCGAGGACATCGCCGAGCTGCTCTCCAACGGTGAGTTCGATCGGGCTCATGACATGATCACGCGTGCAGTCAACCGTCTGCGCGGGACCACGGTTCCTGATGTCGCCGAGGATGAGCACCTCAACGAGGATGAGCGCGCCGAATACAAGGACCGGCAGGATTCCCGCCCTCGTTTCGAGGTCCTCATCGTCGATGAGACCACCGAGGGCGGCCGCGATGAGCTGCACACCGACCTGCTCAAGCTGCGCAATGCCTCCGACCAGTTCATCTACGACTACGTCATCGTCCCGACCGCAGATGATGCGGTCGTCGCAGCATTGACGAACCCGAACCTGCTGGCCTGCGTCATCCGCCCCGGGTTCACCGACCGGACCCGACAGGTGCTCAGCCGGGACCTGCGCAGCACGGTCGCGCTCGCCCACGAGGGCACGGCGACCTCCCCGACGACCCCGATGAGCCCGCTCAACTCGGTTCGTCGTGTGCTGCGACTGGCCGACACGCTGGCCGGTCTGCGCCCGGAGCTCGACCTCTACCTCATGGCCGGCGCCCACATCGAGAGTCTCGCCGGTGCACTGACTCATCGGTTCCGCCGCGTCTTCCGTCGTGAGGACCAGTTCGAACTGCACCTGTCGCTGCTGCGCCGGGTCCAGCATCTCTACGACACGCCGTTCTTCACCGCCATCCGGGAACATGCGCGTCGTCCTGCAGGTGTGTTCCACGCCCTGCCGGTCTCCCGCGGAGGTTCGGTCGTGGGCTCGAAGTGGATCAGCGACTTCGTCGACTTCTACGGGCTCAACCTGCTGCTCGCAGAGACCAGCGCCACCTCGGGTGAGCTGGACTCGCTGCTCGCACCGGTCGGGACCATCAAGAAGGCCCAGTCCCTGGCTGCCCGAGCCTTCGGTGCGAAGCGGACCTACTTCGTGACGAACGGAACGTCGACGGCGAACAAGATCGTCCACCAGGCCGTCGTGGCACCAGATGAGGTCGTCATGGTCGACCGCAACTGCCATAAATCGCACCACCATGCGCTCATGCTCACAGGCGCCAGAGCCGCATACCTGGAGGCGTACCCGCTCAATGACGTCGCCTTCTACGGTGCCGTGCCGCTCAACCGGATCAAGCAGCTCCTGCTGGACTATCGGGCCGCCGGCCGCCTCGACGAGGTGCGGATGATCACCCTGACAAACTGCACCTTCGACGGCATCGTCTACGATCCGGAGAAGGTCATGGCCGAGTGCCTGGCGATCAAGAACGATCTCGTCTTCCTCTGGGACGAAGCCTGGTTCGCCTTCGCCCGCTTCCACCCGGTCACCCGCAAGCGCACCGCCATGGTCGCGGCCGAACACCTTGAGGACCGGCTGGCCTCGGACGCCCACGCCACGGCGTACCGGGACCAGCAGAAGCGTCTCTTCGATGAGGAGACCGGTGCGCCGGCATCCGACGAGGTGTGGCTGAATGAGACGCTGCTGCCGCCGCCGGATTCGCGGATCCGCGTGTATGCGACCCAGTCGACGCACAAGACTCTGACCGCTCTGCGGCAGGGATCGATGATCCACGTCTACGATCAGGACTTCGCTTACGGCGCCGAAGAGGCATTCCACGAGGCCTACATGACGCATACCTCGACCTCACCGAACTATCAGATCCTCGCTTCCTTGGACCTGGGGCGCAGGCAGGTCGAGATGGAAGGGTTCGCGCTCGTCCAGAAGCAGCTTGACCTGGCGATGAGCCTGGCTTCCGCGGTTTCGCGTCACCCGCTGCTGAAGAAGACCTTCAAGGTGCTCACTGCTGCCGATCTCATTCCCGAGCAGTATCGCGAGACCGAACGGACGATGCCTTTGCGTGACGGCTTGGCAACCTTCTGGAATGCGTGGGCGACGGACGAATTCGTCGTCGATCCCAGCCGCATCACCGTCGAGATCAGCGGCACCGGAGTCGATGGGGACACGTTCAAGCACGAACACCTCATGGATCGCTACGGCATCCAGGTCAACAAGACGAGCCGCAACACGGTGCTGTTCATGACGAACATCGGCACCTCGCGTTCGGCCATCGCCTACCTCATCGAGGTCCTCGTCAAGCTCGCCGGGAAGTTCAGCAACCCACACGAGATCGAGGCCCAGGAGGCATTGAACGAGCCGGCGGTCATCATGCCGCCGCTGCCCGACTTCAGCGCATTCGCTTATGCCTATGCCGCCGAGGTGCCGGCTGAGGATCCGTCGAAGCAGCTGCCTGACGGTGACCTGCGCACGGCCTACTACGCCGGGATGCGCCGCGGCAACGTCGAGCATGTTCTGCCGCATGAGTTGAGCCGCCGCGTCGAAGCCGGTGATGCGCCGGTCTCCGCCGGATTCGTCACCCCCTACCCGCCGGGGTTCCCGGTGCTGGTGCCCGGGCAGGTCATCACCGCCGAGGTGCTCGACTTCATGTCCGCACTCGACACCAGAGAGATCCACGGCTACGACCCGCGTCTGGGCTACCGGGTCATCCTCCCCAAGGATGTGCTCGAGGTGAAGGGCTGAGGGTCGCTCAGTCAGCTTGCTCGCCGAGCGGCGCCGCCTCGCCGAGCGGACTACTTATCACTGATGGGTGAGGCTATAGCGTAGCCCTTCGAGGCTAAGTGGTCCCCTCGGCGAAGCTGAGCTACCAGGGCTCACTGAGCTATCCCAGCTGACCCGGGTTGAGCACACGGGCGAGGAAGTCCTTCGTCCGCTGCTCCTGCGGATTGCCGATGACCTCCTTGGCCGGGCCGGATTCGACAACGTA
This window harbors:
- a CDS encoding thiamine pyrophosphate-dependent enzyme, with product MDNSAPLSAGHLLVKELEAHGVQRSYLVPGESYLDVLDGLHDSTITPIVCRQEGGAGYMAVAEGRMTGIPGIAMVTRGPGASNVMVSVHTAYQDATPLVVFVGLIPTAQRGRESFQEFDLGGWFSTTTKKVLTLDDPDKAAEVVADAMHTAVTGRPGPVVVGLPEEVLIQPSGGAVIPPRVHGSAAPYAGDVTELRARILQADRPVLIIGGEDWSPATSRRIAQWSHDRGLGVIGTFRAYDGIDHDSPNFLGILGFGASAVAKRTFAEADLHIFLGCVRTDVATDFFTIGTDAKTVVIGPDADAHGHFGSLDQHIITPVNRFAQALFTADGSRAYSVSSDGSIDEPAAGDEHLTSNDEPVSLPEWILDARAELEDWRSPITTSADYGSGAGSGSGGAGDGFVDMDEAFVHVKELLPDNAIITYGAGNFSGWATRFLPTHGFPSALGPRNGSMGFGLPAAVAAGLVHPERAVFCIAGDGDFLMNGQELATAAQYGVNLTVVVNDNSVYGTILGHQDREYPGRATATALRSPDFAAMATAFGGLGLTAERTEDFRDAFAKALAHEGPALVRCLTDPTIRGARV
- a CDS encoding ornithine decarboxylase, encoding MTGIDSDEYSGQASFTPGPSAAGGVPRRRLDSDASASGFRSRPQKSKLERDPGMPASTWRLRSDAWEYLKFAIKRLAISGGDFSMIAADGEVWRSLRSLKTIELYWGGFGQRYVEDIAELLSNGEFDRAHDMITRAVNRLRGTTVPDVAEDEHLNEDERAEYKDRQDSRPRFEVLIVDETTEGGRDELHTDLLKLRNASDQFIYDYVIVPTADDAVVAALTNPNLLACVIRPGFTDRTRQVLSRDLRSTVALAHEGTATSPTTPMSPLNSVRRVLRLADTLAGLRPELDLYLMAGAHIESLAGALTHRFRRVFRREDQFELHLSLLRRVQHLYDTPFFTAIREHARRPAGVFHALPVSRGGSVVGSKWISDFVDFYGLNLLLAETSATSGELDSLLAPVGTIKKAQSLAARAFGAKRTYFVTNGTSTANKIVHQAVVAPDEVVMVDRNCHKSHHHALMLTGARAAYLEAYPLNDVAFYGAVPLNRIKQLLLDYRAAGRLDEVRMITLTNCTFDGIVYDPEKVMAECLAIKNDLVFLWDEAWFAFARFHPVTRKRTAMVAAEHLEDRLASDAHATAYRDQQKRLFDEETGAPASDEVWLNETLLPPPDSRIRVYATQSTHKTLTALRQGSMIHVYDQDFAYGAEEAFHEAYMTHTSTSPNYQILASLDLGRRQVEMEGFALVQKQLDLAMSLASAVSRHPLLKKTFKVLTAADLIPEQYRETERTMPLRDGLATFWNAWATDEFVVDPSRITVEISGTGVDGDTFKHEHLMDRYGIQVNKTSRNTVLFMTNIGTSRSAIAYLIEVLVKLAGKFSNPHEIEAQEALNEPAVIMPPLPDFSAFAYAYAAEVPAEDPSKQLPDGDLRTAYYAGMRRGNVEHVLPHELSRRVEAGDAPVSAGFVTPYPPGFPVLVPGQVITAEVLDFMSALDTREIHGYDPRLGYRVILPKDVLEVKG